TGATGATCTCAATGAAACTTTACTTTGTTATACACATAACGTAATTGAGAATTCAAGTTGAGAAAATCCTAAGCTATAAGTAAATtttaagttataaaattatttttctctaTTTGTATTTTACTAAGTGCACTAATATAATTGTCAACACAgacctttttcaaaaaaagaaaaaaaaaacatacaaaccAAACTTATTCTTAGGGACaaacacataaattaaagaCAGAGTTcccaaaaagacaaaagaatTAACAAAGTACATGGCAGTGAATATCATCAATAATCTCGAAGGTTATCCCAGTCATGTCAACTTCAAGCTTCTTAGTCTTTGACAGAATCAAAGAAAACCTGAAGCATCAACAAAAACACACAGGGactcaaattaaaaagaaaaagttatcaAATAGACGTAGAGAAGAAACTGAAGTACCTTACCATGTAGTTGTCTGAAGATGGCAATGTGTGCACGTGCATAAAATGCATGCGAGCTTCATAAATTGACTTCCCAAAAAAATGTAAGAACTTCTTGGATCATTCGCAGATGTGGAGTCTGTGCGTATAAAGTAGCATTTAACTCCTGTTGTAGAAAagtctttcttatttttttcttttccaccATCTTTGAAAACTATTCACCAGAATAAAGAATATTTAACAACGAAGAAGTGTAGTATGTGTTGTGACATGAACAGAAAATAGAGAGGAAAGAGACCCACCAAACAATTGATAACGGCGTAACCCAATCTTGATACCATTCTTGGCAATCCTTTTGTATGCAGAGTAAGGGTCTATACTACAAGTTGACGAATTTTTCTGGAGATCCTCAAATACGACCGTCAAAACATTATCATCACCCAAGACCTTTTGCAAGTATGTTCCAACGGGTTCAAGAGACAAGAAGAAGTCCCTGTCAAAACACTGTCTACAAGCACATCGAGTCAAGGACTCTATTGTCCTCACCAAGCTACTATGTGTAATAGACATAAGATAGAAACTTGCAAAAGAATTGCTTCAACACAAAAGTACACATGCAACATGGGAATATatgcaaacacaaaatataagaGTTGAAGAGTAGTGAAATGAACCTTGAACGTGTAACTTCCATCTGAAGCTACATGACACTGGTAGTAATGATGAGTCTTGCCAGTGTCCCAATCGAGTGACTGAAGAAACAGAAGAAGCATGTAAGACCCC
Above is a window of Brassica napus cultivar Da-Ae chromosome A10, Da-Ae, whole genome shotgun sequence DNA encoding:
- the LOC106358767 gene encoding probable RNA-dependent RNA polymerase 5, encoding MSNLDRFVLSKLTITISSSPAKPQEEISVVSLRIQSYGESLHILPQLLALSELEFNKVKITAEEIQGWKDLSIVAFEVAVWEHLGKDYCSPTDRRLSLDWDTGKTHHYYQCHVASDGSYTFKCFDRDFFLSLEPVGTYLQKVLGDDNVLTVVFEDLQKNSSTCSIDPYSAYKRIAKNGIKIGLRRYQLFVFKDGGKEKNKKDFSTTGVKCYFIRTDSTSANDPRSSYIFLGSQFMKLACILCTCTHCHLQTTTWFSLILSKTKKLEVDMTGITFEIIDDIHCHVLC